One genomic window of Bacillus mycoides includes the following:
- a CDS encoding alpha/beta hydrolase, with product MKGTKKEIHIDDKVIRYTHIEKGANTICFMFSGSGYNYDKPLFYYATMLMLENKIDVVHIHYSYDGQLMEKPMEEITKVMMDDINPVIIEVLKNGQYSNAMFLGKSLGTIPIANDLMKREEYVQSKMILLTPLLTFDSIFDSILHSHHEGLLVIGDKDHQYNANQMDQLEQSKLKIEIVKNANHSLNVGEFETDNSITVIAKIIGSLEETIKV from the coding sequence GTGAAGGGGACTAAAAAAGAGATACATATAGATGATAAAGTCATTCGTTACACACATATCGAAAAAGGTGCTAATACAATTTGTTTTATGTTTTCAGGTTCAGGCTACAATTATGATAAACCGTTATTCTATTATGCAACGATGTTAATGCTTGAAAATAAAATAGATGTAGTACATATTCATTATTCCTACGATGGACAATTAATGGAAAAACCAATGGAAGAAATAACGAAAGTAATGATGGATGATATTAATCCTGTCATTATTGAAGTGCTAAAAAATGGGCAATATAGCAATGCGATGTTTTTAGGAAAATCACTCGGAACAATCCCAATTGCGAATGATTTAATGAAGAGAGAAGAATACGTACAGTCAAAGATGATATTACTTACACCTTTACTGACGTTTGATTCGATTTTTGATTCCATCTTACATAGTCATCATGAAGGGCTATTAGTTATTGGAGACAAAGATCATCAATACAATGCAAATCAAATGGATCAATTAGAACAATCCAAGTTAAAGATTGAAATTGTCAAAAATGCAAACCATTCTTTAAATGTTGGGGAATTTGAAACAGATAATTCAATTACAGTTATAGCAAAAATAATAGGGAGTCTTGAAGAAACAATTAAAGTTTGA
- a CDS encoding prolyl oligopeptidase family serine peptidase: MSVMKSTYFEGGHRLKKIKKFPILCMVIGSLAGGLVLSGCSSESKGKALKDSDITLITNVLPYGEVGATVVCDFGDTIDSSKLTKDSFKVEVEVNGKPQNRKINKVYTNNKAEVSEASKDGQYVVIELDENDKHASTSTFDEEKFLSTRDNLDYKLTLTKEIKTKEGATFKASEQKNKISNVVTPVVDDFKKGVYQDASGSKMQYRLFEPKKEPNKKYPLVLFLHGSGERGNDNYMQVVGNEGAVAWANPEQQKKNPAYVLAPQVEVTETLTAYWTEEPNYTTMFNLLKETIDKYDIDKNRIYVVGMSNGGIGTWNVIKKNPDLFAAAVPICGIGDLPGNKLVGEYEPMQDTSVFKDIKDMPIWVFHAEDDPLVDVRYSRDAVQAIKELGGSLVKYTEYPTGIVKPMGHFSWVPALQDKEMINWLFNQSK, encoded by the coding sequence ATGTCAGTTATGAAAAGTACATATTTTGAGGGAGGTCATCGTCTGAAAAAGATAAAGAAATTTCCAATTTTATGTATGGTAATAGGGAGCTTGGCAGGTGGTTTGGTACTTTCAGGATGTTCATCAGAAAGCAAAGGTAAGGCTTTAAAAGACTCAGATATAACACTTATAACGAATGTTCTTCCGTATGGGGAAGTAGGAGCTACCGTCGTTTGTGACTTTGGAGATACAATAGATAGCTCAAAATTAACAAAAGATAGTTTTAAAGTTGAGGTGGAAGTGAATGGGAAACCTCAAAATAGAAAAATAAATAAAGTGTATACAAATAATAAAGCTGAGGTATCAGAGGCTTCAAAAGATGGACAATACGTTGTAATCGAATTAGATGAAAACGATAAACATGCATCTACCTCAACATTTGATGAAGAAAAATTTTTAAGCACGAGAGATAATTTAGATTATAAGTTAACTCTTACGAAAGAAATTAAAACAAAAGAAGGTGCAACTTTTAAAGCATCTGAACAGAAAAATAAAATTTCAAATGTAGTTACTCCTGTTGTAGATGATTTTAAAAAAGGAGTATATCAAGATGCATCTGGAAGCAAAATGCAATATAGACTTTTTGAGCCTAAAAAAGAGCCTAACAAAAAATATCCATTAGTCTTATTTTTACATGGATCAGGTGAACGAGGCAATGACAACTATATGCAAGTCGTAGGGAATGAGGGCGCTGTAGCGTGGGCTAATCCAGAACAGCAAAAGAAAAACCCTGCATATGTGTTAGCTCCTCAGGTTGAAGTAACTGAAACCCTTACAGCATATTGGACCGAGGAACCGAACTATACTACTATGTTTAATTTACTAAAAGAAACCATCGATAAATATGATATTGATAAAAATCGCATATATGTTGTTGGTATGTCCAATGGTGGAATTGGGACTTGGAATGTTATTAAGAAGAACCCGGATCTTTTCGCAGCTGCTGTTCCGATTTGTGGAATAGGAGATTTGCCGGGAAATAAGCTTGTTGGTGAATATGAACCAATGCAAGATACTTCAGTATTCAAGGATATTAAAGATATGCCAATATGGGTCTTCCATGCAGAAGATGATCCGCTAGTTGATGTGAGATATAGCAGAGATGCTGTACAAGCTATTAAAGAACTAGGTGGTTCTTTGGTTAAATATACAGAATATCCAACTGGAATCGTTAAACCAATGGGACACTTCTCTTGGGTACCAGCTTTGCAGGATAAAGAGATGATAAATTGGTTGTTTAATCAGTCAAAATAA
- a CDS encoding MerR family transcriptional regulator, whose product MKKYKIGEVGKEFGVSIDALRFYEKKGFLKPQKDKDNGFRFYTYEDFGVFLAIRSFRQMGFHVKEIGSVFNGLEYDDIMKKCNDKIAEKNEAIKQLELETKQINEFMNLLQEYKQEDKRWVIKQAETYYFLKHVHLSEGTLCVNPLLKTWLNFLPTVSPALCIPLEEYKMKNIDNSYWVMAISELKVKECQLPMDDSVIQIDMGECLNYLYEKDVNEPLSSLILDEPLHIMQERGYTLNGDILCRYVCETKSQDKTVEHYIIMIPIIKSNNAR is encoded by the coding sequence ATGAAGAAATATAAAATAGGAGAAGTAGGAAAGGAATTTGGAGTTTCAATAGATGCTTTACGGTTTTATGAAAAGAAAGGATTCCTAAAACCACAAAAAGACAAAGATAACGGTTTTAGATTTTATACATATGAGGATTTTGGAGTATTTTTAGCAATTAGAAGTTTTAGACAAATGGGATTTCATGTTAAGGAAATTGGATCGGTTTTTAACGGTTTAGAATATGATGACATAATGAAAAAATGTAATGATAAAATAGCTGAAAAAAATGAAGCTATAAAACAGTTAGAGTTAGAAACAAAGCAAATAAATGAATTTATGAACTTATTACAAGAATATAAACAAGAAGATAAGCGATGGGTTATAAAACAAGCTGAGACTTATTATTTTCTCAAACATGTTCATTTAAGTGAAGGAACGTTATGTGTAAATCCTCTATTAAAAACATGGTTAAATTTCTTGCCAACAGTTTCTCCAGCATTATGTATTCCGCTTGAAGAATATAAAATGAAAAATATAGATAACAGTTATTGGGTAATGGCTATTTCTGAATTAAAGGTGAAAGAATGTCAATTACCTATGGATGATTCAGTTATTCAAATAGATATGGGCGAGTGCTTAAATTATTTATATGAAAAAGACGTGAATGAACCGTTATCATCGTTGATACTAGATGAACCGCTACATATTATGCAGGAACGGGGATACACCCTTAACGGGGATATTTTATGTCGATACGTTTGTGAAACAAAGAGTCAAGACAAAACAGTTGAACATTATATTATTATGATTCCTATTATTAAATCAAATAATGCAAGGTGA
- a CDS encoding PTS sugar transporter subunit IIB: MRNIVLLCNAGMSTSMLMNKMKGFAESTGYNCEINAYALAEAQNVGPAADVILLGPQVRYALNNVKKQLPEKHIEVIDMAAYGMLDGKKVIERVKTILGD; this comes from the coding sequence ATGAGAAATATCGTACTTTTATGTAATGCAGGTATGTCTACAAGTATGTTAATGAACAAAATGAAAGGGTTTGCAGAATCGACAGGTTATAACTGTGAGATTAATGCTTATGCATTAGCGGAAGCACAAAATGTTGGCCCAGCAGCTGATGTGATTTTATTAGGACCACAAGTTCGATATGCATTAAATAATGTGAAAAAACAATTGCCAGAAAAGCATATTGAAGTAATTGATATGGCAGCTTACGGCATGTTAGATGGGAAAAAAGTAATTGAACGAGTGAAAACCATTTTAGGTGATTAA
- a CDS encoding MFS transporter has translation MKSINPMNVIDESRIHSMHIWLIFWLFIVIAFDGYDAVIYGATVPSLIKEWGISDVTAGAIGSYTAIGTAIGAAFFGLLADKIGRKNIILVTTILFSLFTCLSGFANGPVMFAIFRVIAGIGLGGVMPNVIAIATEFSPKRVRTAIVSFIFCGYSVGAMVAALTSRSLLMTAGWEPVFWLAGIPLLFIPFLMKSIPESVGFLLMKGKIEEAKKVIAKVNPQLSKDVVIEFTKPSTKEAGSPVVKLFEEKRAVSTIMFWISCFSAFILIYSMSTWLPRLMMQSGYDLKSSLSFTAVMQIGAIVGTLIFGPIVDKIGFKKVLVPLFFCGAIALSLIGFVNNMFLGFLLISVIGAASVGLQNMSNAFVSQYYPSNMRSTAVGSTMAFGRLGGVVAPTLVGILLSMHLLPQYNFATIATAAVIGGIALLFVKEEHGIYYKEKKEIASGNSNVTTAK, from the coding sequence ATGAAATCGATTAACCCGATGAATGTGATAGACGAGAGTCGTATTCATTCTATGCATATTTGGTTAATATTTTGGTTGTTTATCGTAATTGCATTTGATGGATATGATGCTGTTATTTATGGAGCAACAGTACCTTCGCTCATTAAAGAGTGGGGAATATCGGATGTTACAGCAGGGGCAATTGGTAGTTATACAGCTATAGGAACGGCAATTGGTGCTGCTTTCTTTGGTTTATTAGCTGATAAAATAGGTCGTAAAAATATCATACTAGTAACTACAATCTTATTTAGTCTATTTACATGTCTATCTGGTTTTGCGAACGGTCCTGTAATGTTTGCGATTTTCCGTGTGATCGCAGGTATAGGGCTTGGCGGAGTTATGCCGAATGTAATTGCTATAGCAACAGAATTCTCGCCGAAACGAGTTCGAACTGCTATCGTATCTTTTATTTTTTGCGGATATTCAGTTGGAGCAATGGTGGCGGCGCTTACAAGTCGTTCCCTTCTTATGACAGCAGGATGGGAACCTGTTTTTTGGTTAGCAGGAATTCCGTTATTGTTTATCCCGTTTTTAATGAAAAGTATTCCAGAGTCTGTAGGTTTTCTTTTAATGAAAGGAAAAATAGAAGAAGCTAAAAAAGTAATAGCTAAGGTAAATCCACAATTAAGTAAAGATGTGGTAATTGAATTTACAAAACCATCAACTAAAGAAGCAGGATCTCCTGTAGTTAAGTTATTTGAGGAAAAGCGTGCCGTAAGTACAATTATGTTTTGGATTTCATGTTTTAGTGCTTTCATACTCATTTACTCTATGAGTACATGGTTACCAAGGCTTATGATGCAGTCAGGATACGATCTTAAATCAAGTCTCTCATTTACAGCTGTCATGCAAATTGGAGCTATTGTTGGAACACTCATATTCGGCCCAATAGTAGATAAAATCGGATTTAAAAAGGTACTTGTCCCATTATTTTTCTGTGGAGCAATTGCGCTATCACTCATCGGCTTTGTAAACAATATGTTTTTGGGATTTTTGTTAATTTCAGTGATTGGTGCTGCTTCTGTCGGACTTCAAAATATGTCAAATGCATTCGTTTCTCAATATTATCCTAGTAATATGCGCTCAACAGCAGTAGGAAGTACAATGGCCTTTGGGCGTCTTGGAGGTGTGGTAGCTCCGACTTTGGTAGGTATTCTTCTTTCCATGCATTTATTGCCTCAATATAATTTTGCGACAATTGCGACTGCTGCTGTAATCGGCGGTATAGCATTGTTATTTGTGAAAGAAGAACATGGGATTTATTATAAAGAGAAAAAAGAGATTGCTAGTGGTAATAGTAATGTAACTACAGCAAAATAA
- a CDS encoding helix-turn-helix domain-containing protein has protein sequence MSSNKRERLMKRIEYHLRNTSRQLIKIDTEEEALQYLTHSFCTELHCDFVAVIFNEGGQFLPKAWSGSLTSLASAFPLHADECSSKLQYQSITDQTADLPEVCLLSETLQSAGAETWFTVPLKDDIQHFGFCIVAFLSHVPLLDMEISFEEFGKDIAVAIAVARQKESQLKKIEGFGWISKNLSLDVPLEKHVYEVTSKAGIETNSNFACIYLYNETENCFVFQPPSYGEMRKPYKIMVEDKYVLKEHFPFFETIGGEQFTAPIIIDMKPIGVLHVEKKCEGVFTEADSKSLEMIANHLATILDNARLYNGEKEHKQRLHFLLDYQQALLKETVDDNNFEGITTMLGSLFQDTVFIFDRFMQPIAFNDEKDSHLAGHLAELAREERKKQRFTDAFQINDPDNSDYCFSFWIINGGGNFLGYLAVRRSSGGMDEFDQLTVDLARNICSIQFIKQKLVLDTKEQMKDSFISKLLTEKIEDRDNILQYANLYQWNLFKKHRIAVVSISLDEKELKKGNLLEQQAKKSLIWDLIKNRLPELGAGILAVSHNDEQLLIVPIENQKKGADTFWASMFYSIEKWISSSPIGCRVLLGIGGITKHLEDYYISYQQAIQTLNILDSRFRKQGFALFEDLGSYAILHHLNHSTAVDLFVKKQIGPLIEYSEGKNIDLYNTLHVFLQNNGNVKSAAEELFIHRSSLLYRLEKIESLISVDLNHAEVRFNLMMALKLYDMHGEVVG, from the coding sequence GTGTCTAGTAATAAGAGAGAGAGATTAATGAAAAGAATAGAATATCATTTGCGAAATACATCACGCCAGCTTATTAAAATCGATACGGAAGAAGAGGCACTTCAGTATTTAACTCATTCCTTTTGCACAGAATTACATTGTGATTTCGTAGCTGTAATTTTTAATGAAGGAGGACAGTTTTTGCCAAAAGCATGGAGCGGGAGTTTAACTTCTTTAGCTTCAGCGTTTCCTCTTCATGCTGATGAATGTTCTTCCAAACTACAATATCAAAGCATAACGGATCAAACGGCAGATTTACCAGAAGTGTGTCTTCTATCTGAAACATTGCAAAGTGCTGGTGCGGAGACTTGGTTTACTGTTCCATTAAAAGATGATATACAACATTTTGGGTTTTGTATTGTTGCCTTTTTAAGTCATGTCCCGCTTTTAGATATGGAAATATCATTTGAAGAGTTCGGAAAAGATATAGCAGTGGCAATAGCTGTCGCAAGGCAAAAAGAGTCGCAGTTGAAAAAGATTGAAGGCTTTGGATGGATTAGCAAAAATCTGTCACTAGATGTGCCGTTAGAAAAGCATGTATATGAAGTAACTTCTAAAGCGGGAATTGAAACAAATTCGAATTTTGCATGTATTTACCTGTATAACGAGACTGAAAACTGTTTTGTTTTTCAACCACCATCATATGGAGAAATGAGAAAGCCATACAAAATTATGGTTGAGGATAAATATGTATTAAAAGAGCACTTTCCATTTTTTGAAACGATTGGTGGTGAACAGTTTACTGCCCCAATCATTATTGATATGAAACCGATTGGAGTATTACACGTTGAAAAGAAATGTGAAGGGGTTTTTACGGAGGCAGATTCAAAATCACTTGAAATGATTGCAAATCATTTGGCCACTATACTAGATAATGCAAGATTATATAATGGCGAGAAAGAACATAAGCAACGTCTTCATTTTCTATTAGATTATCAGCAAGCGTTATTAAAAGAAACGGTCGATGATAATAATTTTGAAGGTATAACAACAATGCTTGGTAGTCTGTTTCAAGATACAGTATTTATTTTTGATAGATTTATGCAACCAATAGCATTTAATGATGAAAAGGATAGTCACTTAGCAGGACATTTAGCTGAACTAGCAAGAGAAGAACGTAAAAAGCAAAGATTTACTGATGCTTTCCAAATTAATGATCCGGATAATAGTGATTATTGTTTTTCGTTTTGGATTATTAATGGGGGCGGTAATTTTTTAGGATATTTAGCGGTACGAAGATCTAGTGGAGGGATGGATGAATTTGATCAATTAACGGTTGATTTAGCCCGAAATATATGCTCCATCCAGTTTATTAAACAAAAGCTCGTTCTAGATACGAAAGAACAAATGAAAGACAGTTTTATTAGTAAATTATTAACTGAAAAAATTGAGGATCGAGATAACATTTTGCAATATGCCAACTTGTATCAGTGGAATCTTTTCAAAAAACATCGAATCGCTGTAGTATCAATTTCACTCGATGAGAAAGAATTAAAGAAAGGAAACTTACTCGAACAACAAGCGAAAAAGTCACTTATATGGGACTTGATTAAGAACCGTCTTCCAGAACTCGGGGCAGGCATTTTAGCAGTTTCTCATAATGATGAACAACTTTTAATTGTTCCTATTGAAAACCAGAAAAAGGGCGCTGATACATTTTGGGCATCGATGTTTTATAGCATCGAAAAATGGATAAGCTCATCGCCTATAGGCTGTCGTGTTTTATTAGGGATTGGTGGTATTACAAAACATTTGGAAGACTATTATATTAGTTATCAGCAAGCTATACAGACTTTAAATATTTTAGATAGTCGCTTTCGCAAACAGGGGTTTGCACTATTTGAAGATCTAGGGTCGTATGCCATTTTACATCATTTAAATCATTCAACAGCTGTAGATCTTTTTGTTAAGAAACAAATCGGTCCGCTAATTGAATATTCAGAAGGGAAGAATATTGATTTATATAATACATTACATGTGTTCTTACAAAACAATGGAAATGTAAAAAGTGCTGCAGAAGAACTGTTTATTCATCGAAGTTCTCTCTTGTACAGGCTTGAAAAGATTGAGTCACTCATTTCAGTTGATTTAAATCATGCGGAAGTGAGATTTAATTTAATGATGGCATTAAAGCTTTATGATATGCATGGAGAAGTAGTAGGGTAA
- a CDS encoding SDR family oxidoreductase, with translation MKILILGGTRFLGRAFVEEALKRGHEVTLFNRGTNNEIFPEVEQLVGDRNGDVSSLENRKWDVVVDTCGFYPHHIKKIGEAIKDNIEHYTFISSISVYKDWIPHHIKEDYILQPEPTSDQIEAVENGEISPYEHYGALKVLCEKEAEKYWPGRVLHVRAGLLSGVFDYTDRLPYWIKRVAKGGKVLVPGRKDRPVQFVDIKDVASFGLKMAENNKVGTFNVTGPKDELTMEELLNTCKQVTNSDAEFIWVDESFMKEHKVQPWTEMPLWLPETFALEGETDPWKGGFSINIESAVKEGLIFRRLEDTVTDVHDWMKSMDEWELKAGISVEREKELLEKWNG, from the coding sequence ATGAAAATTCTAATACTAGGCGGTACACGATTTTTAGGAAGAGCTTTCGTAGAAGAGGCTTTAAAGAGAGGACATGAAGTTACATTATTCAACCGGGGAACAAATAATGAAATTTTTCCTGAAGTAGAGCAGTTAGTTGGAGATAGAAATGGCGATGTATCAAGTTTAGAAAATCGAAAATGGGATGTTGTAGTGGATACGTGTGGATTTTATCCGCATCACATTAAGAAAATAGGGGAAGCGATAAAAGATAATATTGAACACTATACATTTATCTCAAGCATTTCCGTATATAAAGATTGGATTCCACATCACATAAAAGAAGACTATATATTACAACCCGAACCGACGAGTGATCAGATAGAGGCTGTAGAGAATGGTGAAATATCTCCTTATGAGCATTATGGTGCGCTTAAAGTGCTATGTGAAAAAGAAGCAGAGAAGTATTGGCCGGGGCGTGTTTTACATGTAAGAGCAGGGCTTCTTTCGGGAGTGTTTGATTATACAGATCGGCTTCCATACTGGATTAAGCGCGTAGCAAAGGGCGGAAAAGTGTTAGTGCCAGGAAGGAAAGACCGCCCAGTACAGTTCGTTGATATAAAAGATGTGGCAAGCTTTGGACTAAAAATGGCAGAAAATAATAAAGTAGGTACATTTAATGTAACGGGTCCGAAAGATGAATTGACGATGGAAGAGTTATTAAATACGTGTAAACAAGTTACGAATAGCGATGCTGAATTTATTTGGGTAGATGAATCATTTATGAAGGAACATAAAGTGCAGCCTTGGACAGAGATGCCATTATGGCTTCCCGAAACTTTTGCATTAGAAGGTGAAACAGATCCGTGGAAAGGTGGATTCTCTATTAATATAGAGAGCGCAGTTAAAGAGGGTCTTATTTTTAGAAGATTAGAAGATACTGTTACAGACGTGCATGACTGGATGAAGAGTATGGACGAATGGGAATTAAAAGCAGGTATTTCAGTTGAAAGGGAGAAAGAATTGTTAGAAAAGTGGAATGGATAG
- a CDS encoding SMI1/KNR4 family protein gives MWKNIIRSISLDLRLKNPATKDELTEVQKYLHVELPNDLSHLLQETNGIEGEYGDFIWDASRIKTENMNMRNTVVFKDLYMPFDCLLFFADGGNGDLFGYSILNGIVQRDDIYVWNHENDSRTWVAPSLKTFMEWWGSGKITI, from the coding sequence ATGTGGAAAAATATCATTCGAAGTATTTCTTTAGACTTAAGATTGAAAAATCCAGCTACGAAGGATGAACTTACTGAAGTGCAAAAATATTTGCACGTGGAGTTACCGAATGATTTATCACATTTATTACAGGAAACAAACGGTATAGAAGGTGAATATGGGGACTTTATTTGGGATGCTTCAAGAATTAAAACGGAAAATATGAATATGAGAAATACAGTTGTATTCAAGGATTTGTACATGCCTTTTGACTGTTTATTATTTTTTGCTGATGGCGGAAATGGTGATTTGTTTGGCTATTCCATTTTAAATGGAATAGTGCAAAGAGATGATATATATGTATGGAATCATGAAAATGATAGTAGGACCTGGGTTGCTCCTTCCTTAAAAACTTTTATGGAGTGGTGGGGGAGTGGAAAGATAACAATTTAA
- a CDS encoding NUDIX hydrolase produces MDLTFKVEETCFNYRVGAICKQDNKILILQGDGEDFWYVPGGRVKMLENSEDALKRELAEELAVPIEVKRLIWSVESFFTLSERKFHEISFYYEVELHELPANGADHYILNEEGRTYMFKWVPVEELDAYNLQPAFIKEKVKDVSVHTEHIVLQK; encoded by the coding sequence ATGGACCTTACGTTTAAAGTAGAGGAAACATGTTTTAATTACCGAGTCGGAGCAATTTGTAAACAGGATAATAAAATACTCATTCTGCAAGGTGATGGTGAAGATTTTTGGTATGTACCAGGCGGACGAGTGAAAATGTTAGAAAATAGTGAAGATGCGTTAAAACGAGAGCTTGCAGAAGAACTAGCTGTTCCAATTGAAGTAAAGAGGTTAATATGGTCAGTAGAAAGCTTCTTTACACTTTCTGAGCGAAAGTTTCATGAAATTAGCTTTTATTATGAAGTAGAGCTGCATGAATTACCCGCGAATGGAGCCGACCACTATATTCTGAATGAAGAGGGTAGAACATATATGTTTAAGTGGGTGCCGGTAGAAGAGTTAGATGCCTATAACTTACAGCCAGCGTTTATAAAAGAGAAAGTAAAGGATGTATCAGTTCATACAGAACATATCGTTTTACAAAAGTAA
- a CDS encoding DUF4240 domain-containing protein — protein sequence METLLIQQTEKSNKFWKIVVKDRDYVVFYGKIGTAGSVKAKEFETEEECIKEANKLIASKRKKGYTDPILGEDYIKEKTITEEEFWELLARAKSKGEDQEEQIEWLTFHLAKRTVHEIVAFDTHMHHILKASYTSHLWAAAYIIMGGCSDDSFDYFRGWLLYQGKETYEACIEDPERLIPVLENLSEYDVPEIEELTLYFGQEVYMEKTGDEDDTYFTLYHVLSNEEFEEVDIELDWDEDDEEGLKKMFPKLWEMYGEEPIEW from the coding sequence ATGGAAACGTTATTAATCCAGCAAACTGAGAAATCTAATAAGTTTTGGAAAATCGTTGTGAAAGATAGAGACTACGTTGTGTTTTACGGAAAAATCGGCACAGCTGGTAGTGTAAAAGCGAAAGAGTTTGAAACAGAAGAAGAATGCATAAAAGAAGCTAACAAACTAATCGCTTCCAAACGAAAAAAAGGATATACCGATCCTATTCTAGGGGAAGATTATATAAAAGAAAAAACGATAACAGAAGAAGAATTTTGGGAACTACTCGCTCGTGCAAAATCGAAAGGCGAAGACCAAGAAGAACAAATAGAATGGCTTACTTTTCACCTTGCTAAACGTACAGTACATGAAATTGTAGCTTTTGACACACATATGCACCATATTTTAAAAGCTTCCTATACGTCTCACTTATGGGCGGCTGCTTATATAATTATGGGCGGTTGTTCGGATGATAGTTTTGATTACTTCCGCGGGTGGTTATTATATCAAGGAAAAGAAACATACGAAGCGTGTATTGAAGATCCAGAACGGCTAATTCCTGTATTAGAAAATTTGAGCGAGTATGATGTTCCAGAAATAGAAGAACTTACGCTATATTTCGGACAAGAAGTATATATGGAGAAGACTGGGGATGAAGATGATACATACTTTACACTATACCATGTCTTATCAAATGAAGAATTTGAGGAAGTTGATATCGAGTTAGACTGGGATGAAGATGACGAAGAAGGTTTGAAAAAGATGTTTCCTAAGCTATGGGAAATGTACGGGGAAGAACCGATTGAGTGGTAG
- a CDS encoding histidine phosphatase family protein produces the protein MSKKIVSLCLLASLTVSLFGCSANEDQKVKEKKEEKPVELYLVRHGKTMLNTTDRVQGWADAPLTKDGVEVAEYLGKGLKEVKFEKAYSSDSGRAIETAKIVLDQSGNKDMNINQSKNLREVCFGEFEGELNHTFREKLAQDNNMSYEEFMNNFDIDIMQKTAAKIDKSKQAEDTETVTKRMKKEVDKIAKEVAEDGGGEVLVVSHGISLMDLLYSISPESLNEVEEGLGNASVSKVVYKDGKYKVQSVNDMSYVEKGKK, from the coding sequence ATGAGTAAAAAAATTGTATCACTTTGCTTGTTAGCTTCTTTAACAGTTTCATTATTTGGATGTTCAGCAAATGAAGACCAAAAAGTGAAAGAGAAAAAAGAAGAAAAACCTGTGGAACTTTATTTGGTAAGGCATGGGAAAACGATGTTAAATACGACTGATAGAGTACAAGGTTGGGCGGATGCGCCACTTACAAAAGATGGTGTTGAAGTAGCGGAGTACCTTGGAAAAGGTTTGAAAGAAGTTAAGTTTGAGAAGGCATATAGTAGCGATAGTGGACGTGCAATAGAAACTGCGAAAATTGTATTAGATCAAAGTGGAAATAAAGATATGAATATCAATCAAAGTAAAAATTTGCGTGAAGTGTGTTTCGGTGAGTTTGAAGGGGAGTTAAATCATACTTTTCGGGAAAAATTGGCGCAAGATAATAATATGAGCTATGAAGAATTTATGAATAATTTCGACATCGATATTATGCAAAAAACTGCAGCGAAGATCGATAAGAGTAAACAGGCTGAAGATACTGAAACAGTCACAAAGAGAATGAAAAAAGAAGTTGATAAAATTGCAAAAGAAGTAGCAGAAGATGGCGGCGGTGAAGTCCTTGTTGTATCACATGGTATATCTTTAATGGATCTATTATATTCAATATCTCCTGAATCTTTAAATGAGGTTGAAGAAGGGTTAGGAAATGCAAGTGTTTCAAAAGTTGTATATAAAGATGGGAAATATAAAGTTCAATCTGTAAATGATATGAGCTATGTGGAAAAAGGAAAAAAGTAA